The DNA sequence CCCGGACGAGGGCGGCGCGCTGATAGTCCCGCTCCACCTGGTCCAGCTTCTCCCCCGCCCGCTTCTGGAGGTGCGCGGGGAGCGTCTCGATCATCAAGCGGTTCAAAACGCCGAGATCGATCGAATCGAGGAGACCCGCGGTCCGCCCGAAACGGACGGCGGAGACGAGGCTCATCACCTCCTGCGATGAGATCACGCGGCAATGCGCGAGCAGGCCGACCGAACGGAAGACCTTGTCCTCGACCTGCACGCGGGCGCTTCGGAGAAGCACCTCGGATGCGCTCTTCTCGTGATCGAGGATCTGGCGCGTCACGCGGTCGAGGCTCTCGATGATGTCCGGCTCGCTCTGGCCGAGCGTCGTCTGGTTCGAGATCTGAAAGAAGTTCCCCATCACCTCGCTCCCCTCGCCGAACATCCCGCGCACCGCGAGACCGACCTGCGCGATCCCGCGGAGAACCTTGGCGATCTGTTTGGTGAGGACGAGCCCCGGAAGGTGGATGAGGACGGAGACGCGTAGGCCCGTGCCAACGTTCGTCGGGCACGCGGTGAGGTAGCCCCATTCCTTCGAGAACGCGAAGTCGAGCTGCGAGTCGAGCTCGTCGTCGATTCGGTCGGCTCGTCTCCAGGCCTGCAAGAGGTCGAGACCGGAGTGGATCGACTGGACGCGCAGGTGGTCCTCCTCGCTGATCATGACGCTCGCGCGTTCGTCCGCGCCGATCGCCACCCCGCGCGGCCCGTTCCCGTTCGCGAGGTCGGGCGAGATCAGATGGCGCTCGACGAGATACTGGCGGTCGAGCGAGGAGGTCCGGTCGACGCGCACGACCCGCGCATCGGCAAGCGACGTGGAGCGTGCGATCGCCTCGCGCGCGGTCTCGAAGACCTGTGCGCGCTCGTCCGGGTTCGCGCGTTGCGAGAACGGATGGCCGGCGAGGTTTCGCGCGAGACGGACGCGGCTGGAGAGAACGATCGCCGCCTCGGGTCCGCCGCCGCCGAGCCACGACGGATCTCCGAGGAGCGGGAGGTTACTCATCGCTCTCCTCCAGCTTGCGGATCTCGTCCCGGAGGCGCGCCGCCTCCTCGAACTCCTCGAGCCGGACGCAGCGGTCGAGCCTTTCCTTTAGGGCGCGCATCTCCCTCGCCTTTCGATGCTTCTCCCCCGATTCGCCCGGGTTCTTCCCCGCGTGCCGATCGCTCCTGTGGATTCTCCGGAGAAGAGGGACAAGGGGAACTCGAAACGTCTCGTAGCAGTCGGAGCATCCGAGGCGCCCGGAGGACTTGAAGTCGATGTAGGTCATGCCGCACAAGGGGCACGCGGCCGGGCCGGAGTCCTCTCCGGCGCCTCCGACATTCTCATCCGCCATGCTTCCGAGGAGGTTCGGAACCGAGAACTCCTCCTTGGGCGAGGAGGCGATAATCCCCTTATCCTCGGCGCACTCCGCGCAGAGATGAACCTCCTTCACCTGGTCGTCCGAGATTTCCTTGTAGTGGACCGTCGCGTCCCGCTTGCCGCAGTGTTGACATTTCATTGTGGAATGGTCTCCCGCCGTTCGGACCTCCGGCCGGCCTCGGACACGCGGCCGTCGTGGAGGCGGAGCTTTCGGTCCGCGCGGTCCGCGAGGGACTCGTCGTGCGTGACGAGGACGAACGCCTGGCCGTGCTCGTCGCGCAGCGCCCAGAGAAGCCGGTGGAGATCCTCGCTCGTGGTCTCGTCCAGATTGCCCGAGGGCTCGTCGGCAAGAACGATATCCGGCCTCGCCACGAGCGCCCGCGCCACCGCCACACGCTGCTGCTCGCCTCCCGAGAGATCGGCCGGGAGGTGGTGGAGGCGCGCGGAGAGACTAACCGCGTCCAGAATCTCCCGCGCTCGCGTTCTCGCCTCGGCCGGTCTTCCCCCCGCGATCAGAAGGGGGAGCATCACGTTCTCCTCGGCGGTGAACTCCCCGAGCAGATGGTGAAATTGAAAGACGAACCCTACCCGCCGGTTCCGGAGGCGCGAGAGGTCGCCGTCCTTGAGACGGAAAACATCCTCTCCCCCGATACGGACGAGCCCGGACGTCGGGCGGAGGAGCGCCCCGCAGATGTGAAGGAGCGTGCTCTTCCCGGCCCCCGAGGCTCCGACGATCGAGACGATCTCTCCTCTCGCGACGGC is a window from the Candidatus Eisenbacteria bacterium genome containing:
- a CDS encoding protein arginine kinase, whose translation is MSNLPLLGDPSWLGGGGPEAAIVLSSRVRLARNLAGHPFSQRANPDERAQVFETAREAIARSTSLADARVVRVDRTSSLDRQYLVERHLISPDLANGNGPRGVAIGADERASVMISEEDHLRVQSIHSGLDLLQAWRRADRIDDELDSQLDFAFSKEWGYLTACPTNVGTGLRVSVLIHLPGLVLTKQIAKVLRGIAQVGLAVRGMFGEGSEVMGNFFQISNQTTLGQSEPDIIESLDRVTRQILDHEKSASEVLLRSARVQVEDKVFRSVGLLAHCRVISSQEVMSLVSAVRFGRTAGLLDSIDLGVLNRLMIETLPAHLQKRAGEKLDQVERDYQRAALVRGLLARERDGGLAQTPPNADL
- a CDS encoding UvrB/UvrC motif-containing protein; translated protein: MKCQHCGKRDATVHYKEISDDQVKEVHLCAECAEDKGIIASSPKEEFSVPNLLGSMADENVGGAGEDSGPAACPLCGMTYIDFKSSGRLGCSDCYETFRVPLVPLLRRIHRSDRHAGKNPGESGEKHRKAREMRALKERLDRCVRLEEFEEAARLRDEIRKLEESDE
- a CDS encoding ABC transporter ATP-binding protein; its protein translation is MMDANARNEIVLRAEGLRKIFPSGAEELHVLRGVDLAVARGEIVSIVGASGAGKSTLLHICGALLRPTSGLVRIGGEDVFRLKDGDLSRLRNRRVGFVFQFHHLLGEFTAEENVMLPLLIAGGRPAEARTRAREILDAVSLSARLHHLPADLSGGEQQRVAVARALVARPDIVLADEPSGNLDETTSEDLHRLLWALRDEHGQAFVLVTHDESLADRADRKLRLHDGRVSEAGRRSERRETIPQ